The proteins below are encoded in one region of Asticcacaulis excentricus CB 48:
- a CDS encoding glycosyltransferase family 2 protein, giving the protein MQTISVAVTTYNGETYLERQLQSLLLQTRAPDEVVVCDDGSTDRTWEILQRLKETAPTRVHIFRNEDRLGFRRNFLKAASLCQCDLIAFCDQDDIWDPEKLERVMNTFRPGVSMVFHGAQFIDGAETDIGEMGRISSTTRTFSPLELDAFVKVLGFSMVFRRTLCQFDDHHYLSIDDTDDTQVAAHDQWYTFLASVFGEVMYLPDPLVRYRLHGTNAMGFRRKHGFMDLVSSFQHSGLNLRKRVRVLRARCEILERLATEHTQAKTALESYRHLANIGELRLSLYLDTNPIRRARRYFGLRKLGIYRSTKLPLSRWDERKDLLASLLGPGLMLKA; this is encoded by the coding sequence ATGCAGACGATCTCGGTTGCCGTCACGACGTATAATGGCGAAACCTATTTAGAGCGCCAGCTTCAGAGCCTGCTCTTACAAACCCGTGCCCCTGACGAAGTTGTTGTCTGCGACGATGGCTCGACCGACAGGACCTGGGAGATTTTGCAGCGCCTGAAAGAGACCGCCCCCACCCGCGTACATATTTTCAGGAACGAAGACCGTCTTGGATTTCGGCGTAATTTTCTCAAGGCCGCCTCATTATGCCAGTGCGATCTCATAGCCTTTTGTGATCAGGACGATATCTGGGATCCCGAAAAACTCGAGCGGGTTATGAACACCTTCCGCCCCGGCGTTTCCATGGTGTTTCACGGCGCGCAGTTCATAGACGGCGCCGAAACCGACATAGGTGAGATGGGCCGCATATCGTCGACGACGAGGACCTTCAGCCCCTTAGAGCTCGATGCGTTCGTAAAGGTGCTGGGCTTTTCCATGGTGTTCCGACGGACACTTTGCCAGTTTGACGACCACCACTACCTGAGCATTGACGACACGGATGACACGCAAGTGGCTGCCCATGACCAGTGGTACACCTTCCTCGCCAGTGTTTTCGGTGAGGTTATGTATCTTCCCGACCCGCTTGTTCGCTATCGTTTACACGGCACGAACGCTATGGGCTTTCGTCGTAAACACGGTTTCATGGATTTGGTTTCGTCGTTTCAGCACTCGGGCCTGAATCTGAGAAAGCGTGTGCGGGTCTTGCGAGCCCGCTGCGAGATACTGGAACGCCTCGCAACAGAGCATACGCAGGCCAAAACGGCCCTTGAAAGCTATAGACATCTCGCAAACATTGGCGAGCTTCGCCTATCGCTCTATCTCGATACCAACCCCATCAGGCGCGCCCGCCGGTATTTTGGGCTGCGCAAGCTCGGTATCTATCGTTCGACGAAACTGCCTCTGTCGCGCTGGGATGAGCGAAAGGATCTTCTGGCAAGCCTTCTAGGCCCAGGGCTGATGCTGAAGGCATAG
- a CDS encoding FKBP-type peptidyl-prolyl cis-trans isomerase — MRLKWVRPVCLSLFLTSSLSLAACNRTDPAAEAAAAANIKAGEAFLAEKAKEPGIQKLPKGLLYKVISPASDPNAPKPTLRDTVKIHYEGRLVDGTVFDSSYERGVPAAMPLDGLVEAWKIAVPQMKTGETWELYVPAQLGYGETGAGPIPPNSVLVFKIQLLGIQP, encoded by the coding sequence ATGCGTTTAAAATGGGTAAGACCGGTCTGTCTGTCTCTTTTTCTGACCTCAAGTCTGTCTCTGGCAGCCTGCAATCGCACCGATCCTGCCGCCGAGGCGGCCGCAGCGGCGAACATCAAGGCGGGCGAAGCCTTTCTGGCGGAAAAGGCCAAAGAGCCTGGTATTCAAAAACTCCCTAAGGGCCTGCTATACAAAGTTATCTCGCCGGCAAGCGACCCAAATGCGCCCAAACCCACTCTTCGCGATACCGTCAAAATCCACTACGAGGGCCGTCTCGTAGACGGAACGGTTTTTGATTCAAGCTATGAGCGCGGGGTGCCGGCCGCTATGCCCCTCGATGGCCTCGTCGAAGCCTGGAAGATCGCGGTGCCCCAGATGAAAACGGGTGAAACCTGGGAACTTTATGTGCCTGCACAGCTTGGTTATGGCGAAACAGGCGCGGGACCCATTCCGCCTAACAGTGTACTTGTCTTCAAGATTCAGTTGCTGGGGATCCAGCCCTGA
- a CDS encoding carbonic anhydrase: MVQHLIENNRRWSLEKTRVDPDFFSRLVRQQHPEYLWIGCSDSRVPANEIVNLDPGELFVHRNVANLAPQQDANYLSVLQYAVNVLKIKHVLVVGHYGCGGVRAAIESTDHGLIDHWLSPIRDVAHEHRHELEGCTSQDKRVDRLCELNVIAQVRNVATNPIILNAWREGQPVAIHGWVYSIANGHVTDLNISVRNLADRARIFDI, translated from the coding sequence ATGGTTCAACACCTTATCGAGAATAATCGTCGCTGGTCCCTCGAAAAGACACGGGTTGACCCTGATTTCTTTTCACGCCTTGTTCGTCAGCAACACCCCGAATACCTCTGGATTGGATGCTCTGACTCACGCGTGCCTGCCAATGAAATCGTCAATCTCGATCCGGGCGAGTTATTCGTTCACCGCAACGTCGCCAACCTGGCCCCCCAGCAGGACGCCAACTATCTGAGCGTCCTGCAATACGCGGTGAACGTGCTCAAGATTAAGCACGTCCTCGTCGTCGGCCACTACGGATGCGGCGGCGTGCGAGCGGCCATTGAATCCACAGATCATGGGCTTATAGACCACTGGCTGTCTCCCATACGCGATGTCGCGCATGAACACAGGCATGAGCTTGAAGGCTGCACGTCGCAAGACAAGCGCGTTGACCGACTGTGCGAACTGAACGTGATTGCCCAGGTGAGAAACGTCGCAACCAACCCCATCATTCTGAATGCCTGGCGCGAGGGACAGCCGGTTGCGATCCACGGGTGGGTGTACTCAATCGCTAACGGGCATGTCACAGATTTGAATATCTCGGTTCGAAATCTGGCCGATCGCGCGCGCATCTTCGACATTTAG
- a CDS encoding NAD(+) synthase — MTESGQNFYSAATHGFVRVACATPKVQIANPKANLSEHLSVAARADAAGADVVVFPELSLTGYTLDDLFLQDALLDAAKASLEALVQASKAWRTIVVCGVPLRIEGVLYNCAAVLHHGQILGLVPKTFLPNYREFYEKRWFGSGQDLNTQLEIAGQSVRVTPHQIFQARGFESFALGVEICEDMWSPQTPSTNLALKGATLVVNLSASPVTVGKSRVRKRICEATSERLMCAYAFTASGPGESTTDLAWDGQSLIYELGELLAEGERFLSDTLTIADVDVERIQQERLRTGTFRDAGHITSGAEVSRHLFTHLPHTLSDFYRLVDRFPYVPNARERLDEDCFEAFNIQVHGLMRRIESTGAKSVVIGVSGGLDSTHALIVACKAFDRLGLPRAQIRGYTMPGFGTTSGSKSDAHKLMRALGVSAEEIDIRPASKRMLIDIGHPYGKGEPVYDVVFENVQAGLRTDFLFRLAGQHNGFVVGTGDLSELALGWCTYGVGDHMSHYNVNCGAPKTLIQHLIRWAARTEFDAKAGRVLRSVLEREISPELVPVQNGQAQRTEDKVGPYPLQDFTLYYLTRYGLKPSKIAFLQYHAWKNEALGDWPPDYPQAERRAYTLSEIRKWMEVFLFRFFTISQFKRSAVPNGPKLISGGALSPRGDWRAPSDGDASLWLDELRTNVPLT, encoded by the coding sequence ATGACAGAATCTGGCCAAAACTTCTATTCTGCAGCGACGCATGGTTTTGTGCGCGTGGCGTGCGCGACTCCAAAGGTTCAGATTGCAAACCCTAAAGCCAATCTGAGTGAGCATCTGAGTGTGGCTGCACGCGCTGACGCGGCCGGCGCGGATGTCGTTGTGTTTCCAGAGCTGAGCCTGACGGGCTACACGTTAGACGACCTCTTCTTGCAAGACGCCCTTCTTGACGCCGCGAAAGCGAGCCTGGAGGCGTTGGTACAGGCCTCAAAGGCCTGGCGTACGATTGTGGTCTGCGGGGTCCCGCTGCGCATTGAGGGTGTCCTTTATAACTGTGCAGCGGTTTTACATCATGGGCAGATTCTGGGTCTCGTCCCGAAGACCTTTCTGCCCAATTATCGCGAGTTCTACGAGAAACGGTGGTTCGGCAGCGGCCAAGATCTCAACACCCAGCTTGAAATCGCCGGTCAGAGTGTAAGGGTTACGCCCCACCAGATTTTTCAGGCCCGCGGGTTTGAAAGCTTCGCGCTAGGCGTCGAAATTTGCGAAGACATGTGGTCGCCGCAAACCCCCTCAACGAACCTTGCCCTTAAAGGTGCCACTTTAGTCGTCAATTTGTCGGCGTCTCCGGTGACGGTTGGCAAATCCAGGGTGAGAAAGCGCATTTGTGAGGCGACGTCTGAGCGGCTGATGTGTGCCTACGCATTTACAGCTTCGGGGCCCGGAGAATCGACGACGGATCTCGCCTGGGATGGACAGTCACTGATTTATGAACTTGGCGAACTTCTGGCGGAAGGTGAGCGCTTTTTAAGTGACACGCTGACGATTGCGGATGTCGATGTTGAGCGTATTCAGCAAGAGCGCCTTCGGACGGGTACGTTCAGGGACGCGGGCCATATCACTTCGGGCGCAGAGGTTTCGCGCCATCTGTTCACTCACCTACCCCATACGCTTTCAGACTTTTATCGCCTCGTTGATCGCTTCCCTTATGTCCCAAACGCGCGTGAGCGTCTGGACGAAGACTGTTTTGAGGCCTTCAATATTCAGGTTCACGGCCTGATGCGCCGGATTGAGAGCACAGGCGCAAAGAGCGTCGTCATTGGGGTATCGGGCGGTCTTGATTCGACCCATGCGCTTATCGTGGCCTGTAAAGCCTTTGACCGTCTGGGGCTGCCGCGCGCCCAGATACGTGGCTATACCATGCCGGGGTTTGGCACCACCTCGGGGTCAAAATCGGATGCGCATAAACTGATGCGGGCACTGGGCGTCAGTGCCGAAGAGATTGACATTCGTCCGGCGTCAAAGCGGATGCTCATCGACATTGGCCACCCCTATGGCAAGGGTGAGCCGGTCTATGACGTCGTCTTTGAAAATGTTCAGGCGGGTTTGCGAACGGACTTCCTGTTTCGTCTGGCCGGACAGCATAATGGGTTTGTTGTCGGTACAGGGGACTTGTCTGAGCTTGCCCTCGGCTGGTGCACCTATGGCGTTGGCGATCATATGAGCCACTACAATGTGAACTGCGGGGCACCCAAAACGCTTATTCAGCACCTGATACGGTGGGCTGCCCGCACCGAGTTTGACGCAAAGGCCGGTCGGGTGTTGCGATCGGTCCTGGAGCGGGAGATCTCGCCCGAACTCGTGCCTGTACAAAACGGACAGGCGCAACGCACGGAAGACAAGGTAGGGCCCTATCCCTTGCAGGATTTTACCCTCTACTACCTGACGAGATATGGCCTTAAGCCCTCAAAAATTGCCTTTCTTCAGTATCACGCCTGGAAGAACGAAGCACTCGGTGACTGGCCACCCGACTATCCGCAGGCCGAACGCCGCGCTTATACTCTCTCGGAGATCCGAAAGTGGATGGAGGTCTTTCTCTTCCGCTTCTTCACGATTTCGCAGTTTAAGCGCTCCGCCGTTCCCAATGGCCCCAAGCTCATTTCTGGCGGTGCCTTGAGCCCCAGGGGTGACTGGCGCGCCCCTTCCGACGGGGATGCGAGCCTTTGGCTTGACGAGCTGAGAACGAATGTACCCCTGACGTGA
- a CDS encoding helix-turn-helix domain-containing protein — MEALNKVDVHVGHRIRSRRKEIGMSQTDLANHLSLTFQQVQKYERGFNRISASKMHDAARALGVHIEYFFEGLDNETELDRSESEASVTQFLLTREGAELSSHFSKLSANQRKGVLALVRMLVLD; from the coding sequence TTGGAAGCACTCAATAAAGTCGATGTGCACGTTGGACATCGCATTCGCTCGCGCCGCAAAGAAATAGGGATGAGTCAGACAGATCTGGCTAATCATTTATCGCTGACATTTCAGCAGGTGCAAAAGTACGAGAGGGGTTTCAACCGGATCAGTGCGTCTAAGATGCATGACGCCGCACGCGCCCTGGGTGTGCATATCGAATATTTTTTCGAAGGGTTGGATAACGAAACGGAGCTTGATCGCTCTGAAAGCGAGGCCTCTGTCACGCAGTTTCTGTTGACCCGGGAAGGTGCTGAGCTCTCTTCGCATTTCTCGAAGCTCTCGGCTAATCAGCGTAAGGGGGTCTTGGCCCTGGTTCGCATGTTAGTGCTGGACTGA
- the galE gene encoding UDP-glucose 4-epimerase GalE, with amino-acid sequence MSTAVLVAGGAGYIGSQTCKVLASNGFLPVTIDNLSTGHKESVKWGPLIEADIRDAVAVQKAISDYDIKAAIHFAAFSLVGESTKDPAKYYDNNVSAATAFASHLIEGGVKALVFSSTAAAYGVPQTRLIGEDHPKKPINPYGDSKLAFETALHWLSQAHDLSYVVLRYFNAAGADLDGEVGESHRCETHLIPLICQAALGTGKALTVFGDDYATKDGTPIRDYIHVVDLANAHVEAIRYLLNGGKSDAFNVGTGEGLTVLEVIKAAESIMGMPVPHSVGPRREGDPEILVADVSKIRSTFNWSPLYSDADTIIRTAAQWQKTRPY; translated from the coding sequence ATGAGCACAGCCGTATTGGTTGCCGGCGGCGCCGGATATATTGGGTCACAAACCTGTAAGGTTCTGGCGTCTAACGGGTTTTTACCGGTAACCATCGACAATTTGTCGACCGGACACAAAGAGTCCGTCAAATGGGGCCCCTTGATTGAGGCCGACATTCGTGATGCCGTAGCCGTTCAGAAGGCCATCTCCGATTACGATATCAAGGCGGCCATCCACTTCGCGGCATTCTCGCTCGTGGGGGAAAGCACGAAAGATCCGGCAAAGTACTATGATAACAACGTCTCCGCCGCGACCGCGTTTGCCTCTCATCTCATCGAAGGCGGTGTAAAAGCTCTGGTCTTCTCGTCAACCGCCGCGGCCTATGGTGTGCCGCAGACGCGCCTCATCGGCGAAGACCATCCGAAGAAGCCGATTAACCCCTATGGCGATAGCAAACTCGCCTTTGAGACGGCCCTGCACTGGCTTTCGCAGGCCCACGACCTGAGCTATGTCGTGCTTCGTTATTTCAATGCCGCCGGAGCCGATCTTGACGGTGAGGTGGGTGAAAGCCATCGCTGTGAAACGCACCTTATTCCCCTGATCTGCCAGGCCGCACTCGGCACCGGCAAGGCGCTCACCGTGTTTGGCGACGATTATGCGACGAAAGACGGCACGCCCATTCGCGACTACATCCACGTCGTGGATCTCGCCAACGCGCACGTTGAAGCCATCCGCTACCTTCTGAACGGCGGCAAAAGCGATGCCTTCAATGTCGGCACCGGAGAGGGTCTGACCGTTCTCGAAGTTATCAAGGCGGCCGAGTCGATAATGGGCATGCCCGTGCCTCACAGCGTAGGTCCACGCCGTGAAGGCGACCCTGAGATACTCGTTGCCGACGTCAGCAAAATCCGCTCGACCTTTAACTGGTCACCACTTTACTCAGACGCGGACACGATCATCAGAACCGCGGCTCAGTGGCAGAAGACACGCCCGTACTGA
- a CDS encoding response regulator transcription factor, protein MSQQNPGLFKLSPREKEVLRLTLGGHTQKEIARLLDIGPTTVKTHAKAACMKLGKDTTRAAARILAEHECLSPATAAAVLLEGGPPTKRIPASASGDDTALTGVSRSQDALGRLSDAESSPLDQGLSQAISKSTDRSSVMTWGKLERTLKTTSTAQWLAILVFVSIALGLTVSSLLFISAHMLQTIDGMIP, encoded by the coding sequence ATGTCACAGCAAAACCCAGGTCTTTTCAAGCTGTCTCCTCGTGAGAAAGAGGTTCTTCGCCTTACCTTAGGAGGCCACACCCAGAAGGAAATCGCGCGTCTTCTGGATATTGGGCCTACCACCGTCAAAACGCACGCCAAAGCGGCCTGCATGAAACTCGGAAAAGACACAACGCGCGCGGCAGCCCGCATTCTCGCTGAGCACGAATGCTTATCCCCAGCCACCGCGGCGGCAGTCCTCCTTGAAGGAGGACCTCCCACAAAGAGGATCCCAGCTTCCGCGTCTGGTGACGATACTGCTCTGACAGGAGTGTCACGCTCGCAGGACGCCCTTGGTAGACTGTCAGATGCCGAAAGCAGCCCGCTCGATCAGGGTCTTAGCCAAGCCATCTCTAAGTCCACTGACAGATCGTCTGTGATGACGTGGGGCAAGCTTGAGAGGACGCTTAAAACAACAAGTACGGCTCAATGGCTTGCTATACTTGTTTTTGTCTCAATCGCGCTTGGCCTCACCGTCAGCTCACTCCTGTTTATCAGTGCGCATATGCTTCAAACCATCGACGGGATGATCCCCTAA
- a CDS encoding threonine ammonia-lyase, with protein MTLHLEAIQAAAERLKGHIAETPIAFSQKLSAMTRTKLWIKYENQQYTSAFKERGALNKLAMLSDSERARGVFAASAGNHAQGVAYHAQRLGIPATIVMPHGTPFVKVQKTQSYGARVVIEGATYDEASTHAQSMCEAVGGVYVHPFNDYDVMAGQGTLAIEMLEAVPDLDVLVIPIGGGGLIAGMATAAKALKPWIRIIGVEAAMYPSFVARRRGLNMPTGGSTIAEGIAVREVGDLSFSLANPLVDDVLVIDEADFERAIAAFVNVEKTVAEGAGAAGLAAVMRYPEKFEGLKTGLVLCGGNIDMRLLASVLQRELVREKRLVTYRILGDDRPGMLSLMADVISRKGGNIVDVAHNRLVLDVPAKGAEFDILVETQDARHAHEIADGLRATGYALRME; from the coding sequence ATGACCTTGCATCTCGAAGCGATCCAGGCGGCTGCCGAGCGGCTCAAGGGACACATCGCCGAAACCCCAATTGCGTTCTCACAAAAGCTGAGCGCAATGACGCGCACCAAGCTTTGGATTAAGTACGAAAATCAGCAGTACACGTCCGCCTTCAAAGAGCGGGGCGCACTCAACAAGCTCGCCATGCTAAGCGATAGTGAGCGCGCGCGCGGTGTCTTTGCCGCCTCAGCTGGAAATCATGCCCAGGGCGTTGCCTACCACGCTCAAAGACTAGGGATTCCGGCCACGATCGTGATGCCCCACGGGACCCCTTTCGTTAAGGTCCAAAAAACACAGTCCTATGGTGCAAGGGTCGTCATTGAGGGCGCAACCTATGATGAGGCGTCAACCCACGCACAGTCGATGTGTGAAGCTGTGGGCGGGGTCTATGTCCACCCGTTCAATGATTACGACGTCATGGCCGGCCAGGGCACCCTCGCCATAGAAATGCTCGAAGCGGTTCCCGACCTCGACGTCCTCGTCATCCCGATCGGCGGCGGTGGGCTTATCGCCGGTATGGCAACCGCGGCTAAGGCGCTGAAGCCCTGGATCAGAATTATCGGCGTGGAAGCGGCGATGTATCCGTCGTTTGTGGCGCGCCGCCGTGGCCTCAACATGCCGACGGGCGGCTCAACGATCGCCGAAGGCATCGCGGTGCGCGAAGTGGGCGACTTAAGCTTCTCTCTGGCCAATCCTCTGGTGGATGATGTCCTCGTGATCGACGAGGCCGATTTTGAACGGGCGATCGCGGCGTTTGTGAACGTTGAAAAAACGGTCGCCGAGGGTGCCGGTGCGGCTGGCCTCGCCGCCGTCATGCGCTATCCGGAGAAATTTGAAGGACTAAAAACAGGATTGGTTCTGTGCGGTGGCAATATCGACATGCGCCTTCTGGCGTCGGTTTTGCAACGTGAGCTCGTTCGCGAGAAGCGACTGGTCACCTACCGCATATTAGGCGATGACCGACCCGGAATGCTGTCTTTGATGGCCGATGTCATCTCCCGCAAGGGCGGCAACATCGTTGATGTCGCCCACAATCGTCTTGTGCTGGATGTCCCTGCCAAAGGGGCAGAATTCGATATTCTGGTCGAGACGCAAGATGCGCGTCACGCCCATGAAATTGCAGATGGTCTGCGTGCCACGGGCTACGCCCTGAGAATGGAATAG
- a CDS encoding serine/threonine dehydratase, with protein sequence MSDVSPADILAAQARIEGYIHHTPLFQSETLNQILGHRIVFKAENLQKTGAFKLRGAMNTLLSLREWGELAGTVCAFSSGNHAQAVAYAARTLGVKAKIFIPKQASAVKIAATRACGAEVVVTENRQIAEASVADLISQGATFVHPYDNPYVIAGQGTACLEALQDGVQADAVFAPCGGGGLMSGTWLATRVLRPQAKVFACEPSMANDAHQSVQSGKIVRFPETPMTIADGVRTLSVSERTLAYLQQIDGFYEIEEDEITYWSQWLSHLLKLVIEPTCAMSMAGVTRWLKTQNAQKTVLVILSGGNISAETHALIWNEDKLGLVPTGFV encoded by the coding sequence ATGTCTGATGTCTCGCCAGCAGATATCCTCGCCGCCCAGGCACGGATAGAAGGCTACATCCATCATACACCCCTTTTTCAGTCTGAGACGCTCAACCAGATCCTTGGCCATCGGATCGTCTTTAAGGCAGAGAACCTTCAAAAAACAGGTGCATTCAAGCTGCGCGGCGCGATGAACACGCTGCTTTCACTCCGCGAGTGGGGAGAGCTTGCCGGTACCGTCTGTGCCTTCTCATCCGGAAATCACGCCCAGGCCGTTGCCTACGCGGCCCGGACCCTTGGCGTGAAGGCAAAAATCTTCATTCCAAAACAGGCCTCGGCGGTAAAGATCGCCGCTACTCGCGCGTGCGGGGCGGAGGTTGTCGTAACCGAAAATCGTCAGATCGCTGAAGCTTCTGTCGCGGATCTGATTTCGCAAGGTGCGACCTTCGTGCACCCCTACGACAACCCTTATGTCATCGCTGGCCAAGGTACTGCTTGCCTGGAAGCCCTCCAGGACGGCGTACAGGCAGATGCGGTTTTCGCGCCTTGTGGCGGTGGTGGCCTAATGTCCGGGACATGGCTTGCGACCCGGGTGTTGCGGCCGCAGGCAAAGGTCTTTGCCTGCGAACCATCGATGGCAAATGATGCGCATCAATCTGTTCAATCCGGCAAAATCGTTCGCTTCCCTGAGACGCCTATGACGATTGCCGACGGCGTTCGCACCCTGTCCGTGTCCGAAAGAACGCTTGCCTATCTTCAACAGATTGACGGGTTCTATGAGATTGAGGAGGACGAGATCACCTACTGGTCCCAGTGGCTGTCGCATCTTCTAAAGCTTGTGATTGAACCTACGTGCGCGATGTCCATGGCGGGCGTTACGCGCTGGCTGAAAACCCAAAACGCGCAAAAGACGGTTTTGGTCATCCTGTCGGGTGGGAACATTTCTGCAGAGACACACGCACTCATCTGGAATGAGGACAAGCTCGGTCTGGTGCCCACTGGTTTTGTGTAA
- a CDS encoding thymidine kinase, with protein MYGRLTVICGPMFAGKTTELLKRILWARNGERKDVLVLKTAFDVRYSRTEVITHDGLAAEAVVLHAFSDVEARLQEADLVCFDEVQFFQNMDRDVVELIRDLLASGTDVVAAGLDTNWKGEAFAATGLLMAMADEVVKLKAHCAVCGQPAHKTFKKVEDNVEIQLGHGDLYEPRCNRHWFDHLPLLSLSRAPAEGEISNV; from the coding sequence ATGTATGGACGATTGACGGTCATTTGCGGCCCTATGTTTGCCGGGAAGACGACGGAGCTCCTCAAGCGTATTCTCTGGGCGCGGAACGGAGAGCGTAAGGATGTCCTCGTTTTGAAGACGGCATTTGATGTGCGCTATTCCCGGACAGAAGTTATCACTCATGACGGGCTTGCCGCTGAGGCGGTTGTTTTGCACGCCTTTTCAGATGTCGAAGCGCGCCTGCAAGAGGCCGATCTCGTGTGCTTTGACGAGGTTCAGTTTTTCCAGAACATGGACCGTGACGTCGTCGAGCTGATCAGGGACCTCCTTGCAAGCGGCACGGACGTTGTGGCGGCAGGCCTTGATACCAACTGGAAAGGCGAAGCTTTCGCAGCGACAGGGCTTCTCATGGCAATGGCTGACGAAGTCGTTAAACTTAAAGCTCACTGCGCGGTATGTGGGCAACCGGCGCACAAGACCTTCAAAAAAGTTGAAGATAATGTCGAGATCCAGCTCGGCCATGGCGATCTTTACGAACCCAGATGCAATCGGCACTGGTTTGATCATTTGCCTCTTTTGAGTCTCTCTCGTGCCCCCGCAGAAGGCGAAATTTCAAATGTCTGA
- a CDS encoding glycoside hydrolase family 16 protein, translating to MEKAGYTLTFNDEFDTIDVSANGPGTKWTAHTPWHGDFGDALFADPVPGFPFSVDNGILRIEARKRADGKWESGLLASVDARNVGFKQQYGYFEMRAKLPPGEGVWPAFWLDSMVPSQFDDPSLEIDVMEYYGQFNDVYHSTVKLWPKDRTQIGPFWNTRVPVRANSLTTDFHTWGVSVEPDLIIFYLDGVETWRTKTPETHKHEMMILVNLALGGGWSIANTPNPSYMYVDYIRAYKKAA from the coding sequence ATGGAAAAGGCCGGCTACACGCTGACTTTCAACGACGAGTTCGACACCATAGATGTTTCCGCCAACGGCCCAGGCACGAAGTGGACGGCTCACACGCCTTGGCACGGTGATTTTGGTGACGCGCTCTTTGCCGATCCGGTCCCGGGGTTTCCGTTTAGCGTCGACAACGGCATTCTGCGCATCGAGGCCCGCAAGCGCGCAGACGGCAAATGGGAGTCTGGGTTACTGGCAAGTGTCGATGCCAGAAATGTAGGGTTTAAGCAGCAATACGGCTATTTCGAAATGCGCGCCAAGCTGCCTCCGGGGGAAGGTGTATGGCCAGCCTTCTGGCTAGACAGCATGGTCCCGAGCCAGTTTGACGATCCGAGCCTCGAAATAGACGTGATGGAATATTACGGGCAATTCAACGACGTCTATCATTCGACGGTAAAGCTCTGGCCAAAGGATCGAACACAGATAGGCCCCTTCTGGAACACACGGGTGCCTGTCCGGGCCAATAGCCTCACGACCGATTTCCATACGTGGGGTGTGTCAGTAGAACCAGACCTCATCATCTTTTATCTCGATGGCGTTGAGACGTGGCGTACGAAGACGCCTGAAACGCACAAACACGAGATGATGATCCTGGTAAATCTGGCGCTGGGCGGAGGCTGGTCCATCGCGAATACGCCAAACCCGTCTTACATGTATGTGGACTATATCCGCGCTTACAAGAAGGCCGCTTGA
- a CDS encoding NUDIX domain-containing protein, translated as MNRVCLVIARFHPLTRACEALLRAKIDAGYAVTVCLIGADAPRSHRYPFTVDEQMEMLGAIGVRGIAIKEALSRQERKRQFSEISPEADILLFDPFYANVLKDDWRSGNVEVVSQGVLKDMDEARHTWLASGGCSLVSPEVQQLMAAADGDGTRARLWEEEQYVLNYRRSWEAAPYPPVLVTADVLIQCENKVLLIQRGGLPGRGLWALPGGFVDEGETLFDAALRELREETGLSLGYDYARSCMVQKKTFDDPNRSSRGRTVTHAVHFDLTGQTLDTLEAGDDAAALQWVDIEAALKMRSVMFEDHFLMLEYFLKKAQEGVALGC; from the coding sequence TTGAATCGTGTTTGCCTAGTGATTGCGCGGTTTCATCCTCTAACGCGTGCCTGCGAAGCGCTGCTTAGAGCCAAGATTGATGCCGGTTACGCCGTCACGGTATGCCTCATCGGGGCAGACGCGCCTCGATCCCATCGCTACCCATTTACCGTCGATGAACAAATGGAGATGCTGGGGGCGATCGGTGTTCGTGGGATCGCCATTAAAGAGGCTCTCAGTCGCCAGGAGCGCAAACGGCAATTCTCGGAGATCAGCCCCGAGGCTGACATCCTCCTTTTTGATCCTTTCTATGCAAACGTCCTGAAGGATGATTGGCGCAGTGGGAATGTGGAAGTCGTTTCTCAGGGCGTCTTAAAAGACATGGACGAAGCCAGGCACACATGGCTTGCCTCCGGCGGATGCAGTCTCGTCTCCCCTGAGGTTCAGCAGCTGATGGCCGCCGCCGATGGCGACGGTACGCGCGCCCGTCTTTGGGAGGAAGAACAATACGTTTTAAACTATCGCAGAAGCTGGGAAGCCGCGCCTTACCCGCCTGTACTCGTCACGGCAGATGTACTTATCCAATGCGAAAACAAAGTCCTTCTCATCCAACGAGGGGGGCTGCCTGGCAGGGGGCTCTGGGCGCTTCCCGGAGGATTTGTCGATGAGGGCGAAACACTTTTCGATGCGGCTCTGAGGGAGCTGCGGGAAGAGACGGGGCTATCTCTTGGCTATGATTATGCCAGATCCTGCATGGTTCAGAAAAAGACCTTTGACGATCCTAACCGCAGTTCGCGTGGACGCACAGTCACGCATGCCGTCCATTTTGATTTGACCGGCCAGACGTTAGATACGCTTGAGGCCGGTGACGACGCTGCCGCGTTGCAATGGGTCGATATTGAGGCGGCACTCAAAATGAGATCAGTGATGTTCGAGGACCATTTTCTGATGCTTGAGTATTTTCTGAAGAAGGCTCAGGAGGGTGTTGCCCTCGGATGCTGA